Sequence from the Verrucomicrobiia bacterium genome:
AGTTCCTCGTACAGTGCGTCTGCGGAATCAATCCCCTCGGTGCTGAACAACGGCCGCGTGCCAGGCGGCTGAATCATGCCGACAAGGACAAGATGCTGCCGACGGATCAGCTCCACATTCCCGACGAAACCCTCCGCCAATGTGGGATCGTCGAGCGAAGTTAAAAACACGATCAACGCCCGCCGGCGCAAACGCAGACGGATGAATGTGCAAAGTTCATCGAAGTCGGGCGTCACGTTTCGCGCTTGCAACGTGTAAAGCGTGTCTCGGCATGCGCTGTAATGCGCCTTGCCGTTTCGCGCGCGAACGAAGCGATCCACCCGGTCCGAGAAGGTGAGCAGGCCAAAGAGATCGCCCTGTTGCTCCGCCGCAAGCCCCAGCACCAGCGCGGCAGTTACAAACCGTTCCAGGATGGAATCGCTGGACCTGCTGGATTCGCCCCGAGAATGCCCAGGCGACTTCTCCGAATCGCCAACTGCAGCCGCATTGAGCGGCCTGCGTGCGCTCAAGCGGGAGGCATCGATCACGACGTACACCTCTTGCGTGCGTTCCACCTGGAAAACTTTCGTGACAGGCCGCCCGCGCCGCGCGGTCGCTTTCCAATGAATATCATCAAAGCTGTCGCCCGGGCTGTAGTCGCGCAGCTTCTCAAAGTCGCGCCCCTTGCCCACCTGCCGCTGCGCGTGAAGGCCGAACCCTCCCCGATTCAGAAACAGCGCCGCAAGGTTTCTGCGCTCCGTCATCAGGTTGGGATACACGCGCAACTCTGAGTCAATATCCACCCGCTTGCGAGCTGCCCACAGGCCGAGGGGCGACCTGCCCTCGACATAAGCGGATTCCACCCGGAAGCGGCCGCGCTGGAGCGGAACGCATTTCCACGGCACCCGCGACCATTCCGCGCCCGCCGGCAACGTGATTGAAAGCTCCTCCTCCTCAGGTCTGATTTCAGATGGCAATCCGATGGCGACACGCACCGTGCGGGCATGAAGCGGCTCATTGCGAATCCGCATCTCCAGGGTGACAGGACGATCCTTCGACATCCGCACGATGGGATCCAGAAGGATTCCCAATCCGCGAATCCCCGATGAGGCGCGCAGGCCATCCAGCAAAACAATAAGAGCGAGGACGCCGATTCCGATCAGCGCAGGCAGCGTCATTGCGGGCTCAACCGCGGCAACCAAAGTGAGCGGCAACGCCACAAGTGCGACGAAGAACAACAGCCTTGAGCGCGGTACAATCATGACCTCATTGCTGAACGTGCGTGCAACAGCTCTTCATCGGGGAACTGCGATCTGCTGCAGAATTTGCTGAATGACTTCCGCCACGCTCAATCCCTCGATTTCAAATTCGGGACGCAGGATGAGGCGATGTTCCAGAACCGGCACGGCCATGGCCTTGATGTCATCGGGGGTCGCGAAGTCCCGTCCCGACATTGCCGCATATGCGCGGGCCGCCATGATCAACGCCTGCGTGGCCCGCGGTCCCGCGCCCACCAGCACACTCTCGTTCTCGCGCGTCGCCCTGACGATATCCACCAGGTAGGCGATCAATTCGTCACGGATCACGATTCCTGCAAGCGTCTCACGAAGCGCGCCAAGTTCCTCGGGACGGATGACAGGCTGCACAACTCCTTGCGCCAACAGCGTTTCAGGCGCCTCCTTGGTCATCGTCCGTTGCGCCAGCGCCAGTTCCTCAGCGCGATCGGGAGCCTTCATCGTGATCTTCAACATGAATCGATCCTTCTGCGCTTCGGGCAGCGGATAGGTCCCCTCGTACTCGATGGGATTCTGCGTTGCGAACACCGTGAAGTTTCCGGGTAATGCATGCGTGTCCCGATCAATCGTCACCACCCGCTCCTGCATTGCCTGCAAGAGCGCCGACTGTGTTTTGGCGGGAGCGCGGTTGATTTCATCGGCCAGGAGGAAGGACGTGAAAACGGGACCTTTGATGAGTGAGAACTCGTTCCGCTGCAAATTGAAAACGCTCGTGCCCGTGATGTCCGCAGGCATGAGGTCGGGCGTGAACTGGATCCGCGCGAAATCGCTTCCCAGCACGTGCGCCAGCGTCCGCACGAGCAACGTCTTCGCAACCCCCGGCACACCTTCGATCAACGCGTGGTTGCCAGTAAAGATCGCGATGAGCGCCTTCTCGACGACATCGTGCTGGCCGATGATCACTTTTCCGGTTTCATGCCGCGCCTGCGCGAGCACTTCCTTGAGTCTTTCAATGTTCATGTGGGTTCAGTGTTCCGTCTTTTCCGGCAGCCGCATCATGGGTTCCCAGCTTCGTGCCTGCATCCGCCCGGCGGTGCTTTTCGAGCGCCGCTTTAATCCTGTGATAGGCACGAACAGGATCCCTGCGTGCCGCAGGTTGCGCATGCTCTTCCTCAAAAATGCGATCCGCTTCCGCAAGGCGGGCAGCCGAATAGCGTCGGTTGCCGCCCGCCGTCCGTTTCCATTCCGCAAACCCAGTCGCCAAAACTTCGCGGGTTGGAATGCTGCGGCGAAGAAGGTTCACGAAGCCCGCTGAAGCATGCTTCCCGACGACATAATCCCTTCGCCGCTCTTCCTCGTGAGCTGGAAGGAGGCTGAAGGCGTTCTTCCAGATGAACAATCCCGCCAAAGCGATCAGAGCGCCGGCAACCCAGTGCAGTCGATACTTTCGCAACAATGTCGCCATGCCGGGCTGCTCCGTCACCCCGAGGTGCGCCTCGTCGAATACAACCTCCCGCGCAGGGCCGATAAACCATGCAAGGAGATCGGCGTGTCTCTCCTCATGCATCGCTTCGTTGCTCACAAAGTAAGAATCGGTCGCAAAGACGATGCTGCCCCGGCCCCATTGGCGCTCCACCACAACAGGGTGGCGTCCGCGCAAATAAATCGTTTTCCAGGCCGATGAGTTACTGATGACAATCCCGCTGTGCCATTCCAGTTGCTCGGGCAGTGCGAGGTCGCCCTGGCGCTGCACGAGCACCGGCTCATAAACAGATTCATCATCCTTCTCAAGAGCGCGCATATCAAAATCAATGCCCCAGCGCTCCGCGAGCCGAACGCGTGAAGCAGCATCCTCGCGCCTGCGCATCCGGCGCGGCCTGCCGGCAGGCGCGTCCTCCTCCTGTTCCTGCAGCGAATCCCCGCCCTCCGCGTCATCAGGCCGATGACGCGGGACACCGTTCGTCGGCGGATCGTCCTCCCAGTTGCCGAACTGAAACGTGTTCACAGACCGCGGACGAAACGTGATCGCGAGCCTGCCACCGCCGCGAACGAATCGCTCGATTTCGTCCGCGAGGGAAGCGGGGATCCGGCGGAATTCACGAGGGGTTCCCGCGAGGTGCAGATACGTCACCCGCTCAGTCTCAGGCAGGCGGTTGTCGGTTGAGTAATCACGCCGCACTCGCAGCCCAAGCCGATCGAGTGATTCATAAAGAGCCATCGTTCCCAGGGGATCGGCGCGTAACGAAGAATACGGCGGATAGACGTCGCCGATATCATACCGCAACTTGAATAAGTGCAGGACTCCAGCGCACAGGGCCGCAATGCACAGCAGCATCAACACGAAAGGGAGCGCGCGCCTCATGGGGTGCGAATCCTTTCAACGCGGTTCGCAAACTCCGTCACGAGCTGCGGGTTCACCTCGTGCATGCCGTACCAGATGCGTTCGAATACGGACAGGTTTTCACCGAACAGCGGCAGGAGTTCAGGCAACGCGTGCGCGCGGCGCTGCAGTTCGATTGCGTAATCGCGATTCGACTTGTGGCGCGCAATGCGGATCAGGTTGCGCGCCGCCAGATGCGCCAGGCTCGCCAGATAAAACGCCCGCAACGCCAGCCGATACTCCCCGCGTTCGAACAGTTCGCGTCCAAGTCTTGTCCAGCCATCCTCAGGCATCTGGTCCGCGCCTACGTTTTCATCCGAAAGATCCGGCACGGTCGGAACAGCATCCGCAGCGATTGGACCCGGCGCGTTCTTCCTGCGCTTTAGATGGCGCATGAGGAACAACACCAAGGCTGTCGCGACGGCAGCAACCAGCACGAACAACAGAATCTGCTGCGTGACCATCCATCCCGATCCCGACCCTCCGCCACCTGGCGTCGACTTCCGATAAAACAACTTCCTGAGAAAGTCGTTGATCCATTGGAGGACAGCTCGGATGCCGTCCCGGATCATCTCGCCCATTCGATTGAAGAACCGAGCAATCACACCCGGCCCGCCTTCGGCAACTTGCTTTGTCGGCGGCATGCGCCACGTGTATTTGCGTTCTTGGATGACATCGGAGATCGCACGATCCAGATCGACCGCAGACACGGGCTGGGAAACGACAGGCGCGGGCGCAGCTGGTTCCTGCGCGGACATTGTGGCAACGGAGCTCAAGGTGATCAGCAATGCCAGGCCCGCCGCCAGCCGCTCCGGCTTCACTCGAAAGCGGCGCAGCTCCGAGCGAATGTCTTCGCCCGACTCGACCGCTTCGCCATGAAAACAACGCAGTGCGTAAATCACCTTGAGGAGCGGGTCGATGCACAGGTACGTTGCGCCTGCCACGACCAGCAGGAACGTCGTGTTCAACATCGCCGCCGCGCTTTGTGTGAAAATGGATTCCACTCCAAAAAGCATCTTGATCAAGCCGGGCAGCACATACGCCGCGATGCATAAGTTCAAGAAAACACAGCCGCCGAACAACGCTGTGAGGCTCAAGGCGACGTGATTCTGCAGGGGCCACAACGACGCTTGACGGCACGCGCGTTTGAAGAGCTTGGAGACGTCACCCCCGGCTGGGTCGCCCAGCGCGCTCACGCTCTGGAAGAACGCGATCACCCATGCAAGCGGAAGGCCCAGTGGAATCACCGACAGCGGAGTGACCACGAGGCCTGGCGTCTGGAGAATCGACTGCGCGACAAAACCGCGGAGGTGATCCCGCAACGTCAGGCTGCTCAACGTTTCCCCTGCGAGCTGGGCGCGAATGGCACGCGCGAATAGCGCCTGCCAGTGTTTCATCCAAAGATACAAGATTGCCACGCCGAGCGAGAACGCCGCGACATGACGGCTTGCGTATGGATTCCGGCTCATGTCGGCCCAGAAGTACAGAAACCCGAGCACGAAGGGAATCGAGCCAGCGTAATAAAGGAGCCAGGTCGAAGCGCCAACGCTGCGCAGGAGATGCGCCGCCTCCTCAATCAAATCAAGGCCTCCCCGCTCCGTTTTTCGCGCGCGCCGTTTCATCGATCCAGCCAGGGCGCCTTCCACAGGGTTCCTTCGTGAAATTCGGCGGGCAAACGGCTCAATCCATCCCCCACCAGAAAAAAGAAAAACCAGGCTGCCACGACGCTCACGACAAACTGTGCGCAGCGCTTAAAGGTGATAAAGCCGCGGCGCTGGTTGAGGGGAACCGACGCAAGCTTCTTGAGGCAGGCCGAGCAAACGACGCGGTCATCGTGTTCCGTG
This genomic interval carries:
- a CDS encoding DUF58 domain-containing protein, yielding MIVPRSRLLFFVALVALPLTLVAAVEPAMTLPALIGIGVLALIVLLDGLRASSGIRGLGILLDPIVRMSKDRPVTLEMRIRNEPLHARTVRVAIGLPSEIRPEEEELSITLPAGAEWSRVPWKCVPLQRGRFRVESAYVEGRSPLGLWAARKRVDIDSELRVYPNLMTERRNLAALFLNRGGFGLHAQRQVGKGRDFEKLRDYSPGDSFDDIHWKATARRGRPVTKVFQVERTQEVYVVIDASRLSARRPLNAAAVGDSEKSPGHSRGESSRSSDSILERFVTAALVLGLAAEQQGDLFGLLTFSDRVDRFVRARNGKAHYSACRDTLYTLQARNVTPDFDELCTFIRLRLRRRALIVFLTSLDDPTLAEGFVGNVELIRRQHLVLVGMIQPPGTRPLFSTEGIDSADALYEELGGHLQWARLQEVGKTLQRQGVRFALMQNERLSSEVITQYLNIKRRQLL
- a CDS encoding MoxR family ATPase, which encodes MNIERLKEVLAQARHETGKVIIGQHDVVEKALIAIFTGNHALIEGVPGVAKTLLVRTLAHVLGSDFARIQFTPDLMPADITGTSVFNLQRNEFSLIKGPVFTSFLLADEINRAPAKTQSALLQAMQERVVTIDRDTHALPGNFTVFATQNPIEYEGTYPLPEAQKDRFMLKITMKAPDRAEELALAQRTMTKEAPETLLAQGVVQPVIRPEELGALRETLAGIVIRDELIAYLVDIVRATRENESVLVGAGPRATQALIMAARAYAAMSGRDFATPDDIKAMAVPVLEHRLILRPEFEIEGLSVAEVIQQILQQIAVPR
- a CDS encoding DUF4350 domain-containing protein, translating into MRRALPFVLMLLCIAALCAGVLHLFKLRYDIGDVYPPYSSLRADPLGTMALYESLDRLGLRVRRDYSTDNRLPETERVTYLHLAGTPREFRRIPASLADEIERFVRGGGRLAITFRPRSVNTFQFGNWEDDPPTNGVPRHRPDDAEGGDSLQEQEEDAPAGRPRRMRRREDAASRVRLAERWGIDFDMRALEKDDESVYEPVLVQRQGDLALPEQLEWHSGIVISNSSAWKTIYLRGRHPVVVERQWGRGSIVFATDSYFVSNEAMHEERHADLLAWFIGPAREVVFDEAHLGVTEQPGMATLLRKYRLHWVAGALIALAGLFIWKNAFSLLPAHEEERRRDYVVGKHASAGFVNLLRRSIPTREVLATGFAEWKRTAGGNRRYSAARLAEADRIFEEEHAQPAARRDPVRAYHRIKAALEKHRRADAGTKLGTHDAAAGKDGTLNPHEH
- a CDS encoding DUF4129 domain-containing protein, with product MEGALAGSMKRRARKTERGGLDLIEEAAHLLRSVGASTWLLYYAGSIPFVLGFLYFWADMSRNPYASRHVAAFSLGVAILYLWMKHWQALFARAIRAQLAGETLSSLTLRDHLRGFVAQSILQTPGLVVTPLSVIPLGLPLAWVIAFFQSVSALGDPAGGDVSKLFKRACRQASLWPLQNHVALSLTALFGGCVFLNLCIAAYVLPGLIKMLFGVESIFTQSAAAMLNTTFLLVVAGATYLCIDPLLKVIYALRCFHGEAVESGEDIRSELRRFRVKPERLAAGLALLITLSSVATMSAQEPAAPAPVVSQPVSAVDLDRAISDVIQERKYTWRMPPTKQVAEGGPGVIARFFNRMGEMIRDGIRAVLQWINDFLRKLFYRKSTPGGGGSGSGWMVTQQILLFVLVAAVATALVLFLMRHLKRRKNAPGPIAADAVPTVPDLSDENVGADQMPEDGWTRLGRELFERGEYRLALRAFYLASLAHLAARNLIRIARHKSNRDYAIELQRRAHALPELLPLFGENLSVFERIWYGMHEVNPQLVTEFANRVERIRTP
- a CDS encoding rhomboid family protein; the protein is MASLAYQRCFNHAMREAVARCPECKQCFCRECITEHDDRVVCSACLKKLASVPLNQRRGFITFKRCAQFVVSVVAAWFFFFLVGDGLSRLPAEFHEGTLWKAPWLDR